The following coding sequences are from one Salvia hispanica cultivar TCC Black 2014 chromosome 3, UniMelb_Shisp_WGS_1.0, whole genome shotgun sequence window:
- the LOC125210409 gene encoding protein DETOXIFICATION 12-like codes for MEEGSPVKERLSEGWGEIREEMKRLGYVAGPMVAVTLSFYMLQVISLMMVGHLGELALSSSAIAISLASVTGFSLLLGMASALETISGQAFGAQQYEKIGTQTYTAIVSLILVSIPVSILWANVESVLKLSGQDPRISHEAGKMAICLIPALFAYAILQPLIRYYQMQSMISPMILSSCITLCFHAPLCWVLVYKSGMGKVGGAVAMDLSMWLNVSILSLYMKYSPHCTRTRSPFSMEIFGGMGVFFKYAIPSATMICLQWWSFELLILLAGLFPNPQLEASVLSVCLNTVATLYAIPYGLASSASTRISNQLGAGRPQGARLSVVALLILATVNAFVVSLAIFLNRNVFGYVFSNEKEVVDYVTRMAPLVCLSIIADCAQGVLSGVARGCGWQHIGAYINLAAIYLFGLPIAAALGFWRDWRGKGLWIGVLCGAIMQCVMLSIITALTDWEKQAAKTRERLFHEEAVNDEGDDRLLT; via the exons ATGGAGGAAGGATCGCCGGTGAAGGAAAGATTATCAGAGGGatggggagaaataagggaggaGATGAAGAGATTGGGTTACGTGGCTGGGCCAATGGTGGCCGTCACTCTCTCCTTCTACATGCTTCAAGTCATATCACTCATGATGGTCGGCCATTTGGGTGAACTCGCTCTCTCCAGCTCCGCCATCGCCATCTCCCTCGCTAGCGTCACCGGCTTCAGCCTTCTc TTGGGAATGGCGAGTGCGCTAGAGACGATAAGTGGACAAGCGTTCGGAGCTCAGCAATACGAGAAAATAGGAACTCAGACATACACTGCCATCGTCTCTCTGATCCTAGTTTCCATCCCTGTATCCATTCTGTGGGCAAACGTCGAGAGTGTACTCAAACTATCTGGCCAAGATCCTCGCATATCTCATGAGGCCGGAAAAATGGCAATCTGCCTCATTCCAGCACTCTTCGCCTACGCCATCCTTCAGCCCCTCATCCGGTACTATCAAATGCAAAGCATGATCAGTCCCATGATCCTGAGTTCGTGCATCACTCTCTGTTTCCACGCGCCACTTTGTTGGGTGCTGGTTTATAAATCCGGGATGGGCAAGGTTGGAGGCGCAGTTGCTATGGATCTTTCAATGTGGTTGAATGTCTCTATCTTGAGTCTGTACATGAAGTACTCCCCTCATTGCACGAGAACTCGTTCTCCGTTTTCAATGGAGATTTTTGGTGGGATGGGAGTGTTTTTCAAGTATGCAATCCCTTCTGCTACCATGATTTG TCTTCAATGGTGGTCGTTTGAGTTACTAATCTTGCTTGCCGGGCTATTTCCAAATCCGCAGCTTGAAGCCTCGGTGCTTTCTGTGTG CTTAAATACCGTTGCTACACTTTATGCAATACCATACGGTTTGGCGTCTTCAGCAAG TACTCGAATATCAAACCAGCTTGGAGCCGGGAGGCCACAGGGGGCGCGTCTATCTGTCGTTGCTCTATTGATCCTTGCAACAGTCAATGCATTTGTCGTGAGCCTCGCCATATTCCTGAATAGGAATGTTTTTGGCTATGTTTTCAGCAATGAGAAGGAAGTCGTGGACTACGTGACAAGGATGGCTCCTCTTGTTTGTTTATCAATCATAGCAGATTGCGCGCAAGGAGTCCTTTCAG GTGTTGCAAGAGGATGTGGTTGGCAGCATATTGGTGCTTATATCAATCTTGCTGCAATTTACCTCTTTGGACTACCAATTGCAGCTGCATTGGGTTTTTGGAGGGATTGGAGGGGGAAGGGGCTCTGGATTGGAGTGTTGTGTGGCGCGATTATGCAGTGTGTGATGCTCTCGATTATTACAGCTCTCACGGACTGGGAGAAACAG GCAGCAAAGACAAGAGAGAGATTATTTCATGAGGAGGCTGTGAATGATGAGGGTGATGATAGGCTGCTGACATGA
- the LOC125210042 gene encoding F-box protein At3g07870-like, with amino-acid sequence MAFFDAQEVIVFHHLHYSVRTSIAAGLGSPPPLPPLRPLLRRPIAAFQRDLHQLQHPPISPHLHRHLLVEYLPRPLLPHPHTMMKKDLYLPQDIWRQILGRLPIESIPRCKYVCKSWRDMIEGKEGEFVTLYTPKPGMAFAHPKMGYAVCDEALRTLFRFGLPPPHDLYSTPDHHRIVIGSVNGLILVWDGLDASNHCLFILNPITHEYIELPTLPARRCVFGFGVSKLSGQYKIICGDESRFCHIYSLGRGEGLWRSIPASSTTKLPYCGVARPPYSVPYDYALFLNGNIHWLATNFENNLLVSCLDLETELFTCFSLPPCEGGEYMLGLYSGYQLCILEDRLCLCDNITNLFRVVIWMMENYGDTNSWVMEYTFDSPAKTISPIFFPLKILADGDLLYAFKDRLSIYSKNTRAFKPYGRLRHSGYSNLFNTVTFTPSFRSLKTMGIHNVQSLRFY; translated from the coding sequence ATGGCCTTTTTTGATGCGCAAGAAGTTATCGTCTTTCATCATTTGCATTATAGTGTTCGTACATCAATCGCCGCCGGCCTTGGATCTCCTCCACCTCTGCCGCCACTCCGGCCTCTTCTCCGGCGTCCGATCGCAGCATTTCAGCGCGATCTGCATCAGCTTCAGCACCCCCCTATTAGCCCCCATCTGCACCGCCATCTCCTCGTCGAATACCTCCCCCGTCCACTCCTCCCTCACCCGCACACAATGATGAAGAAAGATTTGTATCTACCGCAAGATATATGGAGACAGATCCTTGGGAGACTCCCGATTGAAAGTATTCCGAGATGCAAGTATGTTTGTAAATCATGGCGTGATATGATAGAAGGAAAAGAGGGTGAGTTTGTCACATTGTATACTCCAAAACCAGGCATGGCCTTCGCTCATCCGAAAATGGGGTATGCGGTATGCGATGAGGCCTTGCGGACACTTTTCCGATTCGGCTTGCCTCCTCCTCACGACCTATATTCAACTCCCGATCACCACCGTATTGTAATTGGTTCAGTTAACGGTTTGATTTTGGTGTGGGATGGATTGGATGCTTCTAATCATTGCCTTTTCATACTCAATCCAATCACTCATGAGTATATTGAGCTTCCTACTCTGCCGGCACGTAGGTGCGTATTTGGGTTTGGAGTGAGCAAATTAAGTGGGCAATATAAGATTATATGTGGTGATGAATCTAGGTTTTGTCACATATACAGTCTAGGTAGAGGAGAAGGGTTGTGGAGAAGCATCCCAGCGTCGTCAACAACTAAACTGCCTTACTGCGGAGTGGCAAGACCACCATATAGCGTGCCTTATGattatgctttatttttgAACGGAAATATTCACTGGCTTGCAACAAATTTTGAGAATAATCTTTTGGTCTCCTGCCTTGATCTTGAAACCGAGTTATTTACatgtttttctcttcctcCATGTGAAGGCGGCGAATATATGCTTGGTTTATATAGTGGATATCAGCTATGTATTTTGGAAGATCGGTTGTGTTTATGCGACAACATTACAAATCTTTTTCGTGTTGTTATTTGGATGATGGAAAACTACGGAGATACAAATTCGTGGGTAATGGAATATACCTTCGACTCACCAGCAAAAACAATCAgtccaatttttttcccaCTCAAGATTTTGGCAGATGGTGACCTATTGTACGCATTTAAAGATCGACTATCTATCTACTCCAAAAACACAAGAGCTTTTAAGCCATATGGTCGTCTTCGACATTCTGGGTATTCTAATTTGTTCAACACGGTTACTTTTACTCCAAGCTTTCGTTCGCTCAAGACCATGGGGATTCATAATGTTCAATCGTTAAGGTTTTATTAA